Part of the Pristiophorus japonicus isolate sPriJap1 chromosome 11, sPriJap1.hap1, whole genome shotgun sequence genome is shown below.
GACGTCGTCCTAATTGTTGGTGACCATAAATTCCGGGCTCACAAGAACGTTCTGGCTGCCAGCAGTGACTACTTCCGGGCTTTGTTTACCAAGAAGGAGAATGAGAGCCAGTCGGTCTTCCAGCTGGATCTCTGTGAAGCAACTATCTTTGAGAATATTCTGAATTACATCTATTCTTCATCCCTCTTCATAGAGAAGAAAAGCCTTGCAGCCATTCACGATCTAGGTGGCAACCTTGGTATCTCTTTTCTAACCAGCATTCCGTCACAGACGCCTCAGATTTCCTGCACCCCGAATCCGATTAAAAAGCTCAGCAAAGTTGGTGAAGATGGAAGTAGCTCCCAGCCACGAAGTGTCATTGTATGTCAGAGCCGCAATGACCTTGATAAAAGTAACCTAGATTCTGAAGCAAAGGGAGGGGATTCAAGTCACAAAAAGGGACCATCAGAGGAAGAGCCAAGACACAGTTTTAAGTCCTCGCCTTTGATGAATGCTCTACGGGCAAATTCTAATGCTGTGACCAGAGATATTGATACAACTCAATTATTGGATGATAAAGGACAACCTTTGTTAAAGGATATCCATGGGGCTTTAGGTGACACTAAGTTTCATGAAACTTTCAAATCTCTGGAAGATCGAAACAGTAGAATGAGGTTTTGGTGGGATAGGAGAAATTCCATGAGTGTAGATGGCACCTCAAGTTTTACTGGCAATGTTTCTGATACAAGGCAAAGTTTGACGGACCTCTTGGTAAATGGAAAGCCTTTGTCGAGGCCACAACTTTCACCTGCATTTTCATTTCATGGAACCACAGGACTTCCATATTCCCAACAGAAATCTGGGCACGTGCTAAGTGTTGGCAGAATGGAAGAGAGTAATTTGCTATATTACGCCAAAGTAGGACCCACCGTTCAACCTCCAAGACTGCCACCAAACACTCAGAGTGTTGTCAGCAGTGGTCCATTGGTGAAAAGTCTCCTTCGTAGGTCGTTATCCATGGATAGTCAAGTCCCATGCTACTCTTCTTCCCTTGATCTAAAAATGAAGTACGGATCACAGATATGTAAACGTGAACCACTGGAGTTGACTTATGATGCATCATCTCAAAAGTCATCAAACGTTGATGACTCAATTCAACAGCGACTTCTAAAGGATAAGCCACAGGTTGATCAGCCTTGTCGACCAAGACAACTTAATGTATCTCGGTCTGCTGAAGCTGAGGCCATCTCACTACCAACAGCTGTTAAAATAAAAACCGAACCCTGCAGCCCTGTCTCAGATACTTCTGATATAATTAGGGTTACTGTGGGAGAAACTTCTCCATCTACCAGTAAGGAGTTCTCAGTGAAAAATGTAGAGAGGAACAGAAGAACATCAATGCTGCCAGTGAAGAGGAGGTACCAGGCTGAAAATGCAAAGTTTTCCTTTGAGAAGTCAGAAGCCTTCCAGCAATCTCCCAATATAACACCAAGTTTTGAGGAAAGTTCAAGCCCTACTGCAGATGATACTAATCTTGATCTGTCGAAGACTGAGGAGAACAAGGACGAATATTCTGAGTCTGAATCAGCAATAACTGGCAAGCAGTTTAAATGCAGGACCTGCTTCAAGATATTCCGATCTACAGCAGGTCTTTTCCGGCATGTCGACATGTACCATAACCCAGATAAGCCCTATGCCTGTGATATCTGCCACAAGAGATTTCTTACCAATTTCAAAGTTTGGACACACTGCCAGACACAACATGGAGTGGTTATCAACCCATCAGCGGCTACTAGCACCAGTCCAGTTTCAGAAGAAAAATTTCAAAAGAAACTGAGCGATATGATGCGTGAAAGGGAGATCAAGAAGGCCCTTTTTCACAAGTTACGGCGCAAGCAGGTTACCCATAGTTACCCAGGGCTGCGGTCTGAACAAGGATTCAAAAAGAATTTGAAATCTGCAACCAAAGGAGTTTACATATGTACAACATGTGGAAAGCTGTTCCGCTTCCTTTCACGTTACAGGCAACACATGAAGACCCACCCAGGTGAAAAGCCCTTTGTTTGCAAGCTCTATAACAAGGCTTTCAAATCGAAAGAACAAGGTGTTACTGAACCTGTGTGTGAAGATAGTGTTGAACATCAGTGCGAACATTGTAATACCAAGATGTCTTCATTGGCAGAGAAGTCAAAGCATGAGAGGATCtgtaggaatgttactgtgtgctgCTACTGCAGCCTTAGGTTCTGTTCCAGAGAACTAAAACAAGAGCACGAAAGTCAGTGTGAATACAAGAAGCTAACCTGTCTAGAATGTAAACGCACATTTAAGTCCTCTTTCAGCATATGGCGTCATCAGATCGAAGTCCACAATGAAAACACAATGGCCCCAGTGGAACAATCCTGCTTGGATCCAATATGTCACAATGGTGTCTTGACCAAAGAGGTTCAAACTGAAGTAGTAGAGGACTCTATAGGCAGTCCGAGTACTTCAAAGGAAGATGAAGCATGCAGTGATTCTTCAGAACCAATGTACGTTGACTCTGAAGATTCCTCTTGCTTTCCTGAAGATCTGAGCGTCTCTAGTCGCAGAAATACAAGCACTAAAGATAATCATCTACCTGatgcagtctccacaaatcccaTCCATCTGGAAGACGTGGCATCTGAATCCAACAGCTGCGGCGGGGAACCGGAGGACCTAACGTACAAAGGAGAACGTGGTCTTTGGCCATGTGAAAAATGTGGAAAGATCTTCACCATACACAAGCAGCTGGAGCGTCACCAGGAATTACTGTGCGCTGTTAAGCCATTCATTTGCCACGTTTGCCATAAAGCTTTCCGTACCAACTTCCGCCTCTGGAGCCACTTTCAGTCCCATATCTCTCAATCCGCAGACCATCTTGAATTCTCTAAACTTGCGAGGAGCCTTTCCTctcgtcctcctccccctccaccaccactCCCACCGCCATCCCAGGTGCAGTCTCCTGAGCCTGAACAGCCTTCAAATCATTCGGACCGGTCGACAAGCCCACAGGCAGCAGATACACTTTTTTCCCATGCCCCTCCTCTTGCAGCTGCCACCTTTGAAAGGCCATTCATGTGCAAATTTTGCCGTAGGACTTTCAAGACTGCTTTCAGTCTGTGGAGCCATGAACAGACTCACAACTGAAATAAGATTTAAGTCTTCTGTGATTTATTTGGAATTCCACTAGATTTATCTATAAAGATAACTTGGAAACACATGCGCCAAGGTCGTGGACTGAATATAAGGCAATATAATGTACAATCCATTCTCGGAAGGTTTAGAAAAATAAAGAGTTGGATAAGAAAGATGAAAGGTAATATATGGAATTGGTATTACTGATGGAACAAAGTAAAATCTCTAGAATTTTAAAAAATCATCATACTTGTTACTTGGGTGCTACATGGAAAGCATATTTTTTATATGATGGGAGTTTGCCAGTGTTACACAATCATTGTTTTAAGTGCGAATGGATTAATACTGCTGAACCAGTTCATGCATTGAGATGGATCCTTTATCGTGTGTTTTTAACATTCAGTAATATATCTGGGGCTTCAGTAATATCATCAAAGCAATGTATTCTGTTGGCACAAACTCAATTAACATTCACTGGCTCAGCCATTTTGGCAAACGGACTATTGGGCAGACTGACTAGGAAAAGAAGAATGTGGCCATTTTTTTTCAGCACAGTAAAGGTGTGATTCTGAACGCAGTCTCTGCACTGGTTAAGGCCTACGGTATATCTTGTAGCTCAATGATCTATCAACATGGGCTTAACGGTTTAAGAGGCTCATGGAATTATTGGGATCTGCTGCAAGTGATGAGCCTCAGCCAGTCAGCAGATTGGCGAAGAAACCGGAGCTTGATTGTTAATCACACTTCCCCAGTTAGCATCATGGATGGGAATCTACTGCAAACAGAGGCATATTAACCAAGGTGGCTCGCAGCCTACAACCAGAGAGGGCTAGAGATTATCCTCTTCCACATGTTAACGCTTGTGCTCTTAGTCATCCAATGATTTTTATACAGTACCTGTTAAAGAAAAAGTACTTCCATTGTGGTGTTGGATACACACAGTGACATTCTAGAAATCCTGTACCGTGACCAGGACCAAAGGTAACAGACAACTAATGGGAGTTCTAAATGGTGTGAGCTAAAACTAAAGAGAGAAAAAACAAAATGCTATCTCCAAGAACTATCTTAGTCATCCTTCAGCATTGGGGTATGTCGAAAGATGGTGACATGAGCTACGCTGGAGGACGGTAGAATGGGCACAGTATAGCACAACCACTCTCGCACATCAAGTTCCCCTTCATGTGACAAGCAATGTTAGAATGCCTCCTGTTTGGGTTTCTTTGTTTAATAATTGATTgaggattttttttaaactaaattacAGTGCATTGAAATTTAATGAAAGAGTGATTTGCTAGTAATGATAACAAATGAGGTCAGGAAAGAGGATATATCCTTCAGAATCATGAGCCAAACATTACTGTTTAGGCCAATTTGTAGTAAATAAAGTATTTTGTATTATAAATTGAGGTATCTGAATTGTAGTGGCACAGAAAATGGAGCATTACACTAACTTTGTTTCTGTAGACTGTACTCAGGAAGGGGTGGGCATCTTTGTGGCCTTTGTATTTCTGCCAGCTTCTAAGAATTTAGACTTCCTTGGAATCTGCCAATGGCTCAAACGTATCACCTAACACTCTCTACCCCAGCTCTAAGAGTATGCTACATGTAATTAACTGGTTTATAAATGGAACTCATACAAAGGCATCTGATCAGCCTGTGTTTGACATTCAAATATGGATCATATAGCAGGATTCCGCTGtagggataataagaacataagtagtaggagcagagtaggccatttagcccctcaagcctgctccaccatttaataagatcatggctgatctgatcttgggctcagttccatttccctgctaTTATACTGGTATGTCCAGATATGTAAAATTATAACAATTGTTTGTTTTTTCCCCCCAATCTGCACCCAGTTTGTGATTGGCATAAAAATGCTTCAGAAGACCAGAATGACTCTTTCTCACCCCTCCCAAATTGTGGATAATAAAACTTCCAGCAACGCTGACAGGTCTAATAGAACTGTAATATCACGATTATCAGTGCATCATTCTTTTTAATCCTATTGTTACAAAAGGAGTTCAAGTAGTTTAACTTGTTATTATAACTAAACATTTCCTTTGTTATTTTAAAAGACAATATGCAGTTTGCTGTGTTGGAGTTTCTCAACTTAATTCTTGATTTCATGACTTTAGTACTCTAAACAtagaatttttttttacagcagaaCAGTAATTAGCGTTAAAAATCCTTGTTTACAGTTGGACTTGTCATTTATATCAGTAAAACTTATGAAGCAAAGATCTATATATTATTCCTTATCATATCCCTTGTTAACAGTATACATTGAAGTATAGAAGAATAAAGTTGAGAGCTCTATAGCCACATAGTGCCTTTTTTAATTTATAAAGTCCTTTCCACAGTTAATACTATTGTTCAAATCCTTATATTAAAAATGTAATTTTATAAGATTCAGCTGATGAAAATATTTGAACCGATCTGCTAAACGAAACTAAGACTGGCTGAGATCCTTAACTAACTATGGACAATGGGGTTTTAATGATTAACTGGTTTACTGTTTTTTTTAGCTAACCTTCAGCACTAGCTTCCCTTTTTGATTGGTTAATCTTCCACTACTTCATGATTTGGCCTGAATCCAGCAAGACAGCACTGGTATGCTGAGGAGTAAGGACAGACTGTATTTCAAAGTAAATATATTTTTGCCCTTGCTGCCAACAGAGATGGTTACAATCATTGAACAATGTAATGTTTGTTTTCAAAGCAGCAGAGAAGATCCATACAGCAGTACAAAGGTTTTATATTGGCAAGTCACAGGTAATCCCTTGAATCACTCatcagaggaggagaggggaaggaggtaaCATGATCTTGATGTACTTTGAAGGAAAACGTGTTCAATACAAGTGCTATGGCTGAAGTTGATCACTATTTTTGGTTGCACTGTAGTGTAGATTTCAATTGCACTTTTTAAATGATTTAACATTACCAAATTTTGCCCATAGTGACCAGGGTAGCTTTATTTCTGTTTCATTTATTATACATTCAATTCAAGGCTGTCCTTGCTCTTGCTGTTGTTTGAGTCTGTTGTGTGTGCACAGGAAAGTGGAAAACCAGATATGAACTCCTGGAGCAGGTTAGCTTACTaaagataaaaagaaagaaagccaGAAACACTGGAATTCTAAAATAAGAACAGAATGTTATGGAATTAAACAGCAATACAGTCAGCATTTGGAAGGAAAAGATTAATTAGTGTTTCAGTGAGAACTTTCAGTAAAACATCTCCCAAAATGTTAACCTTTCCGATGCTGACTAACCTGCTCCGTTTTCCATATTTGGTTTACTTTATATCAGTAAAGTTTGTAAAATCCATTAGCCAGATGATTTTGCAGCCTGTAATGGACAAGGTGTATGGTAATTAGTAACATGGGATAAGTCCTTTCTTCCATTACACCTTAATGTAAAACTGAGACCCTTTTAAAGTCACTAACATTTCTACTCCAGTTTTGAGCTAACCAGCAATTGACATTCAAACATCATGGTGTGGTCCTGAGTCATACAGATCAAGAAGGACCAGATTTGACCTCTAGTGTATGCTGTTAGCTGATCTTAAACAGTGCAGCAGTAAGTGGAGCGACAGTTGGCCACACAGCCCTGCTTTCTCACTGTTGATCGCTATTCAGTGACGCTAGCTGGAAGCTGCACTTGTGTGGACATCATGTGAGGATagcattgggctcagctgtgatttctcttatttcctctctcccacctctccaTCTAATAGTCATACATCCTACCTAGGCTCACGTATGAAGATTGACAACAATTTTTTTTATAATTCAATGTACacacaattaattatttttaaagaaATGCCCATGTTATGCTATTCACCGTCGTATCAAATCATGTCGACTTTTAATGTGGCAAGAGAACCAAAATGAATTGAAATGTCGCTTAAGATTTTCGGTAAAGTGGAAGAATTGTGCAAGTAGTTTTACTCATCCTGCTGTGATGAACATTTGGGAGCTTGACCTGACCATCGGTTTCGTTTCTCCAAAGGCCCTCCTACCAATTGCCCTTCTTCAATATTACCACACAGTACTCCCCAATGTCATAGCAAAGCAACATTTTCACCAATTGCAACAAAAAATACACGGGACTTCAACTTTGAACACCAACAAAACTTATTCCTGAAAACGTTGCATGACTCAATGGTGCAGCAATCCCCAGGCTGAGAttacaattacataagaacataagaattaggaacaggaataggccatctagcccctcgagcctgctccgccattcaacaagatcatggctgatctggccgtggactcagctccacttaactgcccgctgcccataacccttaattcccttattggttaaaaatctatctgtgatttgaatacattcaatgagctagcctcaactgcttccttaggcagagaattccacagattcacaaccctctgggagaagaaattccttctcaactcggttttaaattggctcccccgtattttgaggctgtgccccctagttctagtctccccaaccagtggaaacaacctctctgcctctatcttgtctatccctttcattattttaaatgtttctataagatcacccctcatccttctgaactccaatgagtaaagacccagtctactcaatctatcatcataaggtaaccccctcatctccggaatcagcctagtgaattgtctctgtaccacctccaaagctagtatatccttccttaagtaaggtgaccaaaactgcacgcagtactccaggtgcggcctcaccaataccctgtacagttgcagcaggacctccctgcttttgtactccatccctctcgcaatgaaggccaacattccatttgccttcctgattacctgctgcacctgcaaactaactttttgggattcatgcacaaggacccccaggtccctctgcaccgcagcatgttgtaatttctccccattcaaataatattcccttttactgttttttttttccaagatggatgacctcacattttccgacattgtattccatctgccaaaccttagcccattcgcttaacctttctaaatctctttgcagcctctctgtgtcctctacacaacccgctttcccactaatctttgtctcatctgcaaattttgttacgctacactctgtctcctcttccaggtcatctatgtatattgtaaacagttgtggtcccagcaccgatccctgtggcacaccactaaccacagatttccaacctgaaaaggacccatttatcccgactctgctttctgttagccagccaattctctatccatgccaatacatttcctctgactcctcgtacctttatcttctgcagtaaccttttgtgtggcaccttatcgaatgccttttggaaatctaaatacaccacatctatcggtacacctctatccaccatgctcgttatcctcaaagaattgcggaaaattagttaaatatgatttccccttcatgaatccatgttgcatctgcttgattgcactattcctatctcgatgtcccgctatttcttccttaatgatagcttcaagcattttccccactacagatgttaaactaactggcccatagttacctgccttttgtctgcccccttttttaaacagaggcgtgacattagctgctttccaatccgctggtacctccccagtgtccagagaattttggtagattataacgaatgcatctgctataacttccgccatctcttttaatattctgggatgcatttcatcaagaccaggggacttgtctaccttgaatcccattagcctgtccagcactaccccctctagtgatagtgattatctcaaggtcctccctcccacattcccgtgaccagcaatttttggcatggtttttgtgtcttccactgtgaagatcgaagcaaaataattgtttaaggtctcagccatttccacatttcccattattaaatcccccttctcatcttctaagggaccaaaatttactttagtcacacttttccgttttatatatctgtaaaagcttttactatccgtttttttgttttgcgcaagtttaccttcataatatagaaacgtagaacatagaaacatagaaaataggtgcaggagtaggccattcggcccttctagcctgcaccgccattcaatgatttcatggctgaacatgcaacttcagtaccccattcctgctttctcgccataccccttgatccccctagtagtaaggacttcatctaactcctttttgaatatatttagtgaattggcctcaacaactttctgtggtagagaattccacaggttcaccactctctgggtgaagaagtttctcctcatctcggtcctaaatggcttaccccttatccttagactgtgacccctggttctggacttccccaacattgagaacattcttcctgcatctaacctgtctgaacccatcagaattttaaacgtctctatgaggtcccctctcattcttctgaactccaatgaatacaagcccagttgatccagtctttcttgataggtcagtcccgccatcccgggaatcagtctggtgaaccttcgctgcactccctcaatagcaagaatgtccttcctcaagttaggagaccaaaactgtacacaatactccaggtgtggcctcaccaaggccctgtacaactgtagcaacacctccctgcccctgtactcaaatcccctcgctatgaaggccaacatgccatttgctttcttaaccgcctgctgtacctgcatgccaaccttcaatgactgatgtaccatgactcccaggtctcgttgcacctccccttttcctaatctgtcaccattcagataatagtctgtctctctgtttttaccaccaaagtggataacctcacatttatccacattatacttcatctgccatgcatttgcccactcacctaacctatccaagtcactctgcagcctcatagcatcctcctcgcagctctcactgccacccaacttagtgtcatctgcaaatttggacatactacatttaatcccctcgtctaaatcattaatgtacaatgtaaacagctggggcctcagcacagaaccttgtggtaccccactactgcctgccattctgaaaagtccccatttactcctactttttgcttcctgtctgacaaccaattctcaatccatgacagcacactacctccaatcccatgtgctttaactttgcacattaatctcttgtgtgggaccttgtcgaaagccttctgaaagtccaaatataccacatcaactggttctcccttgtccactctcctggaaacatcctcaaaaaattccagaagatttgtcaagcatgatttccctttcacaaatccatgctgacttggacctatcatgtcacctctttccaaatgcgctgctatgacatcctgaataattgattccatcattttacccactactgaggtcaggctgaccggtctataattccctgttttctctctccctccttttttaaaaaaggtcatctatctttcctttctttattgctttcttagtcattctttggtgtcgtttaaaattttcccaatcttctagtttcccattaaccttggccaccttatacgcattggtctttaatttgatactctcctttatttccttggttatccccggctggttatcccttctcttaccgcccttctttttcactggaatatatttttgttgagcactatgaaagagctccttaaaagtccttcactgttcctcaattgtgccaccgtttagtctgtgtttccagtctattttagccaactctgccctcatcccactgtagtcccctttgtttaaccatagtacactcgtttgagacactacttcctcaccctcaatctgtattacaaattcagccatactgtgatcactcattccgagaggatcgtttattattcctatctcattacacaggaccagatctaagatagcttgctccctgatgTCCAGTCCAAAACACAGTGCTTGTGTAGAAATTTCTGGGATTGCAGTATATATTTTCAATTTTTCAAATGATACAATCTTTGAAACAGATCAATAATTTTCTTGCATAATCAACTTATGAGGAAAGACTTGAGGAAGATCATTTATTTTTTTCATGGAAAATGATATGTTTAATATTGAGCAAGAAAAACAATTAGGAGTACCAACAGTTCACAATATATTCCCTTAACTGACAATACAGAGGTATATTTTAACACTAGTATAACATTTTCTATTCGCGTTTGTCTTCTCAAATGTGTTATGTAAATTTTCTAGGCAAGTTATTTGGAGAAATCTCTCTCACCCCATGAATATCATGGTCAGTTGGGCACGGCAATGTTTTTTAATTGATGCATACAGTCATCCGTTGATTCTTGTCAGGAAAAATGTTGGGAGACTTCAtactttttatttttatatt
Proteins encoded:
- the LOC139275686 gene encoding zinc finger and BTB domain-containing protein 21-like, whose amino-acid sequence is MEGLLHYINPAHAISLLSALNEDRLKGQLCDVVLIVGDHKFRAHKNVLAASSDYFRALFTKKENESQSVFQLDLCEATIFENILNYIYSSSLFIEKKSLAAIHDLGGNLGISFLTSIPSQTPQISCTPNPIKKLSKVGEDGSSSQPRSVIVCQSRNDLDKSNLDSEAKGGDSSHKKGPSEEEPRHSFKSSPLMNALRANSNAVTRDIDTTQLLDDKGQPLLKDIHGALGDTKFHETFKSLEDRNSRMRFWWDRRNSMSVDGTSSFTGNVSDTRQSLTDLLVNGKPLSRPQLSPAFSFHGTTGLPYSQQKSGHVLSVGRMEESNLLYYAKVGPTVQPPRLPPNTQSVVSSGPLVKSLLRRSLSMDSQVPCYSSSLDLKMKYGSQICKREPLELTYDASSQKSSNVDDSIQQRLLKDKPQVDQPCRPRQLNVSRSAEAEAISLPTAVKIKTEPCSPVSDTSDIIRVTVGETSPSTSKEFSVKNVERNRRTSMLPVKRRYQAENAKFSFEKSEAFQQSPNITPSFEESSSPTADDTNLDLSKTEENKDEYSESESAITGKQFKCRTCFKIFRSTAGLFRHVDMYHNPDKPYACDICHKRFLTNFKVWTHCQTQHGVVINPSAATSTSPVSEEKFQKKLSDMMREREIKKALFHKLRRKQVTHSYPGLRSEQGFKKNLKSATKGVYICTTCGKLFRFLSRYRQHMKTHPGEKPFVCKLYNKAFKSKEQGVTEPVCEDSVEHQCEHCNTKMSSLAEKSKHERICRNVTVCCYCSLRFCSRELKQEHESQCEYKKLTCLECKRTFKSSFSIWRHQIEVHNENTMAPVEQSCLDPICHNGVLTKEVQTEVVEDSIGSPSTSKEDEACSDSSEPMYVDSEDSSCFPEDLSVSSRRNTSTKDNHLPDAVSTNPIHLEDVASESNSCGGEPEDLTYKGERGLWPCEKCGKIFTIHKQLERHQELLCAVKPFICHVCHKAFRTNFRLWSHFQSHISQSADHLEFSKLARSLSSRPPPPPPPLPPPSQVQSPEPEQPSNHSDRSTSPQAADTLFSHAPPLAAATFERPFMCKFCRRTFKTAFSLWSHEQTHN